The Parafrankia discariae genome includes a window with the following:
- a CDS encoding UDP-N-acetylmuramoyl-tripeptide--D-alanyl-D-alanine ligase gives MIALTLAEVAAATGGRLTAGADRLAPVTSVVIDSRQAGPGALFVALPGERVDGHDFAAGAVAAGAVAALGARETGVPTVVVADPVAALAALAAHLRDLAPATVVGVTGSAGKTTTKDLLADLLGRLGPTVAAPGSFNNEIGLPLTLLRTEPDTAFVVLEMGARGLGHIATLCAVARPRVGLVLNVGSAHVGEYADGRDGIAAAKGELAEAATDLVVLNADDPLVAAMAGRAGARVVTFGRAAAADVRAERVEVGGDGRAAFDLLAGGERHRLRLGLVGGHQVANALAAAAVAISLGLAPAEAAAALEEARPRSRWRMEVTTTPSGVVVLNDAYNANPESMGAALAALMDLRGAGRAWAVLGPMGELGAAADDAHDTLGRLAAELGVSRLVAVGAGARRVHQAAAREGAWAGESTWVPGVDEAVALLAAQVRPGDVVLVKASRSFGLERVATGLTADGVAGPAGRRDGAAGAAIEGIENTWNTVGHSGEPGVRG, from the coding sequence ATGATCGCGCTGACGCTCGCCGAGGTCGCCGCCGCCACCGGTGGCCGGCTCACCGCCGGCGCGGACCGGTTGGCCCCGGTCACCTCAGTGGTGATCGACTCCCGTCAGGCCGGCCCGGGGGCGCTGTTCGTCGCCCTGCCCGGTGAGCGGGTGGACGGCCACGACTTCGCCGCCGGCGCGGTCGCGGCCGGCGCGGTGGCCGCCCTCGGCGCCCGGGAGACGGGCGTGCCCACCGTCGTCGTCGCCGACCCGGTGGCGGCGCTCGCCGCGCTCGCCGCGCACCTGCGCGACCTCGCCCCGGCGACCGTGGTCGGGGTGACCGGCTCGGCCGGCAAGACGACCACCAAGGACCTGCTGGCCGACCTGCTGGGCCGGCTCGGCCCGACGGTCGCCGCGCCGGGCTCGTTCAACAACGAGATCGGGCTGCCGCTGACCCTGCTGCGCACCGAGCCCGACACCGCGTTCGTGGTGCTGGAGATGGGCGCCCGCGGCCTCGGGCACATCGCGACGCTGTGCGCGGTCGCCCGCCCGCGGGTCGGTCTGGTGCTCAACGTCGGGTCGGCGCACGTCGGGGAGTACGCCGACGGGCGCGACGGCATCGCCGCGGCGAAGGGCGAGCTGGCCGAGGCGGCCACCGACCTGGTCGTGCTGAACGCCGACGACCCGCTGGTGGCGGCGATGGCCGGCCGCGCCGGCGCGCGGGTGGTCACCTTCGGCCGCGCCGCGGCGGCGGATGTCCGCGCCGAGCGCGTCGAGGTGGGCGGCGACGGCCGGGCCGCGTTCGACCTGCTGGCCGGCGGTGAGCGGCACCGGCTGCGCCTCGGTCTGGTCGGCGGGCACCAGGTGGCCAACGCGCTGGCCGCCGCGGCGGTGGCGATCTCGCTCGGCCTCGCGCCGGCCGAGGCCGCGGCGGCGCTGGAGGAGGCCCGCCCGCGCAGCCGGTGGCGGATGGAGGTGACGACCACGCCGTCCGGCGTGGTCGTGCTCAACGACGCCTACAACGCGAACCCCGAGTCGATGGGCGCGGCCCTGGCCGCGCTGATGGACCTGCGGGGCGCCGGGCGGGCGTGGGCGGTGCTGGGCCCGATGGGCGAGCTCGGCGCCGCCGCGGACGACGCGCACGACACCCTGGGGCGGCTCGCCGCCGAGCTGGGCGTGTCGCGGCTGGTCGCGGTCGGCGCCGGGGCGCGCCGGGTGCACCAGGCGGCGGCGCGGGAGGGTGCCTGGGCCGGCGAGTCGACCTGGGTGCCCGGGGTGGACGAGGCGGTCGCGCTGCTGGCCGCGCAGGTCCGCCCGGGTGATGTGGTTCTGGTGAAGGCGAGCCGGTCGTTCGGGCTCGAGCGGGTGGCCACGGGGCTGACCGCGGATGGTGTGGCCGGCCCAGCGGGCCGGCGGGACGGCGCCGCCGGCGCCGCGATCGAGGGGATCGAGAACACGTGGAACACGGTGGGACACTCCGGCGAACCAGGCGTGCGCGGGTGA
- the murC gene encoding UDP-N-acetylmuramate--L-alanine ligase — translation MTARDLPAGWRRVHLVGIGGIAMSGLARLLVARGATVSGSDAVESRRLASLRALGVPVTVGTGPRGFDAARLDGVELVVVAPAVPGDDPELVEARRRELRVLTRSAALAGLMAGHRGVAVAGSHGKTTVAMMLTAALQACGEDPTFAVGGDPGEAGSHTHAGGSELMVVEADEDAGAFWQLQPHGVVLTGVAAEHLDHYRTMPALAASFATFLRRVDPDGFLVACVDDAAGWALATAAAEHADRWRRAGGVGPGGGGVGPDGGRPWLTGYGFGPSADVRLVAEQISIAGTSAEVVVHGVRLGRLSLRVPGRHHLLDAAAALAAGIALGALLAGLAEFAGVRRRFESLGSAGGVRVVDDYANHPDRVAAAVEAARAAAGGGRVVVAFQPHLYSRTALLADRFGAALGSADAVVVMDVYGAGEQPEPGAGGARVAAATRAGAARAEAARPGPATWS, via the coding sequence GTGACGGCGCGAGATCTTCCCGCGGGCTGGCGGCGGGTCCACCTCGTCGGCATCGGCGGGATCGCGATGAGCGGCCTGGCACGACTGCTGGTGGCGCGGGGCGCGACGGTCTCCGGCAGCGACGCGGTCGAGTCCCGGCGGCTGGCGTCGCTGCGCGCGCTCGGTGTTCCGGTCACGGTGGGCACCGGCCCGCGCGGCTTCGACGCCGCCCGGCTCGACGGGGTCGAGCTCGTCGTCGTGGCGCCCGCGGTGCCGGGCGACGACCCGGAGCTCGTCGAGGCGCGCCGGCGCGAGCTGCGGGTGCTGACCCGCTCCGCCGCGCTCGCCGGGCTGATGGCCGGCCACCGGGGCGTCGCGGTCGCGGGCTCGCACGGCAAGACCACGGTGGCGATGATGCTCACCGCCGCCCTGCAGGCCTGCGGTGAGGACCCCACGTTCGCGGTCGGCGGCGATCCGGGCGAGGCCGGTTCGCACACCCACGCGGGCGGATCCGAGCTGATGGTCGTCGAGGCCGACGAGGACGCCGGCGCGTTCTGGCAGCTCCAGCCGCACGGCGTGGTGCTGACGGGGGTGGCCGCCGAGCATCTCGACCACTACCGGACGATGCCCGCCCTCGCCGCGTCGTTCGCGACGTTCCTGCGCCGGGTCGACCCGGACGGCTTCCTGGTCGCCTGCGTGGACGACGCGGCCGGGTGGGCGCTCGCCACGGCGGCGGCCGAGCACGCCGACCGTTGGCGCCGCGCCGGCGGCGTCGGCCCCGGAGGTGGAGGCGTCGGCCCGGACGGCGGCCGGCCGTGGCTGACGGGGTACGGGTTCGGGCCGTCCGCCGATGTCCGGCTCGTCGCCGAGCAGATCTCGATCGCGGGCACCAGCGCGGAGGTCGTCGTTCACGGCGTCCGGCTGGGCCGGCTGTCGTTGCGGGTCCCCGGCCGGCACCATCTGCTGGACGCCGCGGCCGCCCTGGCCGCCGGGATCGCCCTGGGCGCCCTGCTGGCCGGGCTGGCCGAGTTCGCCGGGGTCCGCCGCCGCTTCGAGTCGCTCGGGTCGGCGGGTGGGGTGCGGGTGGTCGACGACTACGCCAACCATCCGGACCGGGTGGCCGCCGCGGTCGAGGCGGCGCGGGCGGCGGCCGGCGGTGGCCGGGTCGTCGTCGCGTTCCAGCCGCACCTGTACAGCCGGACGGCCCTGCTCGCCGACCGGTTCGGCGCCGCGCTCGGCTCGGCCGACGCGGTCGTGGTGATGGATGTCTACGGGGCCGGGGAGCAGCCCGAGCCGGGCGCCGGCGGAGCCCGGGTGGCCGCGGCCACCCGGGCCGGCGCGGCGCGGGCCGAGGCGGCCCGGCCCGGCCCGGCGACCTGGTCATGA
- the murD gene encoding UDP-N-acetylmuramoyl-L-alanine--D-glutamate ligase, which yields MSTPATPELAGTGLAGAQVTVVGVGVSGAAAAGALAARGARVVVVDAADGPAQRAAAERLRAAGIEVRLGALPAEVGAASLVVTSPGVPPGTPLLRAAEAAGVPVWGEVELAWRWRGLSRWLAVTGTNGKTTTTEMLGAMLVAGGRRATTAGNIGTPIVTAVETRPPYDALAVELSSFQLHYTSTVAPRAAVILNVAPDHLDWHGGAAAYAAAKARIWAAPHTVAVGNVDDPASLELLSRAPGRRVTFGLDPNATPRPDLTVVQGYLVDRAFSGGRLIAVADLGAAGRSPGRRPPSTDGAGSGDGPGPFGGGQFRDDRFPAFATGAELGPHNIANALAAAALARADGVDPAAIGAALASFRPGAHRNVTVGRRGGVRYVDDSKATNPHAAAASLRAYPSVVWIAGGLNKGLEFDDLVVSARRGLRAVVLIGQCADEVAAALARHAPDVPVERAAGMDDAVEAAAKLAAPGDTVLLAPAAASMDMFRDYAERGDLFAAAVRARGG from the coding sequence ATGAGTACTCCCGCCACACCGGAGCTCGCGGGCACGGGGCTGGCCGGCGCTCAGGTCACGGTCGTCGGAGTGGGCGTCTCCGGCGCGGCGGCGGCCGGGGCGCTGGCCGCCCGCGGCGCCCGGGTGGTCGTGGTGGACGCCGCCGACGGCCCGGCCCAGCGGGCCGCCGCCGAGCGGCTGCGGGCGGCGGGGATCGAGGTCCGGCTCGGCGCTCTGCCGGCCGAGGTCGGGGCGGCGTCGCTCGTCGTGACCTCGCCGGGTGTCCCGCCGGGCACCCCGCTGCTGCGGGCGGCCGAGGCGGCCGGGGTCCCGGTGTGGGGCGAGGTGGAGCTCGCCTGGCGGTGGCGGGGCCTGTCCCGCTGGCTCGCGGTCACCGGCACGAACGGCAAGACCACCACGACCGAGATGCTCGGCGCGATGCTCGTCGCCGGGGGGCGGCGCGCCACCACCGCCGGGAACATCGGCACGCCCATCGTGACGGCCGTCGAGACCCGGCCGCCCTACGACGCGCTGGCCGTCGAACTGTCCAGCTTCCAGCTGCACTACACGTCCACCGTCGCCCCACGGGCGGCGGTGATCCTCAACGTCGCGCCGGACCATCTCGACTGGCACGGCGGAGCCGCCGCCTACGCGGCGGCGAAGGCGCGGATCTGGGCCGCCCCGCACACCGTCGCCGTCGGCAACGTGGACGACCCGGCGAGCCTGGAGCTGCTGTCGCGGGCACCGGGCCGGCGGGTCACCTTCGGGCTGGACCCGAACGCCACCCCGCGGCCCGACCTGACCGTCGTACAGGGCTACCTGGTCGACCGGGCCTTCTCCGGCGGCCGGCTGATCGCGGTGGCCGATCTCGGCGCGGCCGGCCGCTCACCCGGGCGTCGCCCGCCGTCCACCGACGGTGCCGGGTCCGGCGACGGGCCCGGCCCGTTCGGCGGCGGCCAGTTCCGGGACGACCGTTTCCCCGCCTTCGCCACCGGCGCGGAGCTGGGACCGCACAACATCGCCAACGCGCTGGCCGCCGCCGCGCTGGCCCGCGCCGACGGGGTGGACCCGGCGGCCATCGGCGCGGCGCTCGCCTCGTTCCGGCCCGGCGCGCACCGCAACGTCACCGTCGGCCGGCGCGGCGGGGTCCGCTACGTCGACGACAGCAAGGCCACCAACCCGCACGCCGCCGCGGCGTCGCTGCGCGCCTACCCGTCGGTGGTGTGGATCGCGGGCGGCCTGAACAAGGGGCTCGAGTTCGACGATCTCGTGGTCTCGGCCCGTCGCGGGCTACGCGCGGTGGTCCTGATCGGCCAGTGCGCCGACGAGGTGGCCGCGGCTCTCGCCCGACACGCCCCCGATGTCCCCGTGGAACGGGCCGCGGGCATGGACGATGCGGTGGAGGCCGCCGCGAAGCTCGCGGCACCGGGCGACACGGTGCTGCTCGCGCCCGCGGCGGCGTCGATGGACATGTTCCGTGACTACGCGGAGCGCGGCGACCTGTTCGCCGCGGCCGTGCGAGCGCGGGGAGGCTGA
- the ftsW gene encoding putative lipid II flippase FtsW: protein MTGARTTGPGTAVAGSRPAGGNGKGGTGAGRTGKGAAGTAGAGASGAVGAPAVTDPGGAGGPSPGAGGPEATGARRGWAGDPRTPVLDRPLASYYLLLSSAGLLLLLGLVMVLSASGPRSFQDFGSAYTLFLRQATWAGIGVPLLLVASRLPIRVFRAAAYPLLGVTVLLLMAVLVPGIGHVENGSRQWIPLGPYTLQPSEFAKITLVLWCSDVLVRKRRLLVNWKHLIIPVVPGFLFIDLLLMLEPDLGGSICVTVVPLAVLWVIGTPLRIYAGLLGGMVGAASVLAISAPYRLERLMSFRDPFADPNNTGFQAVHGIYALSSGGWWGEGLGASREKWPDLLPAVHTDFILAIIGEELGLLGSLVTVTLFGVLGYAGLRIAHRSDDLFIRLAATAVTAWIIAQAVVNMGAVVGLLPITGVTLPLVSFGGSALLPTMGALGMLLAFARREPDAVVYLAERAEARRAGRAGRRWLRRRRAARVETPGAAV from the coding sequence ATGACGGGTGCGCGAACCACCGGGCCGGGGACGGCCGTCGCCGGGTCGAGGCCCGCGGGCGGCAACGGCAAGGGTGGCACCGGCGCGGGCCGCACCGGCAAAGGCGCGGCCGGTACAGCCGGCGCGGGCGCGAGCGGCGCCGTGGGCGCCCCGGCGGTCACCGACCCGGGCGGAGCCGGCGGGCCGAGTCCCGGCGCCGGCGGGCCGGAGGCCACCGGGGCCCGGCGGGGCTGGGCCGGCGATCCCCGCACACCCGTCCTCGACCGCCCGCTGGCCTCGTACTACCTGCTGCTCTCCTCCGCCGGCCTGCTGCTGCTGCTCGGCCTGGTCATGGTGCTCTCGGCGTCCGGCCCGCGGTCCTTCCAGGACTTCGGCTCGGCCTACACGCTGTTCCTGCGCCAGGCGACCTGGGCCGGCATCGGCGTCCCGCTGCTGCTGGTGGCGAGCCGCCTGCCGATCCGGGTCTTCCGGGCCGCCGCCTACCCGTTGCTGGGCGTGACCGTCCTGCTGCTGATGGCGGTGCTCGTCCCGGGGATCGGGCATGTCGAGAACGGCTCCCGGCAGTGGATCCCGCTCGGTCCGTACACGCTGCAGCCGAGCGAGTTCGCCAAGATCACCCTGGTGCTGTGGTGCTCGGACGTCCTGGTCCGCAAGCGTCGCCTGCTGGTCAACTGGAAGCACCTGATCATCCCGGTGGTACCCGGCTTCCTGTTCATCGACCTGCTGCTCATGCTCGAGCCCGACCTGGGCGGCTCGATCTGCGTCACCGTGGTCCCGCTGGCGGTGCTCTGGGTGATCGGCACCCCGCTGCGGATCTACGCCGGGCTGCTCGGCGGCATGGTCGGCGCCGCCAGCGTCCTGGCGATCAGCGCGCCGTACCGGCTGGAACGGCTGATGTCCTTCCGGGATCCCTTCGCCGACCCGAACAACACCGGCTTCCAGGCCGTCCACGGCATCTACGCGCTGTCGTCCGGCGGCTGGTGGGGGGAGGGCCTGGGCGCCTCCCGGGAGAAGTGGCCGGACCTGCTGCCCGCCGTGCACACCGACTTCATCCTCGCGATCATCGGTGAGGAGCTCGGCCTGCTCGGGAGCCTGGTGACCGTCACGCTGTTCGGCGTGCTGGGCTACGCGGGCCTGCGCATCGCGCACCGCAGCGACGACCTGTTCATCCGGCTGGCCGCCACGGCGGTCACCGCCTGGATCATCGCCCAGGCGGTGGTGAACATGGGCGCGGTCGTCGGACTGCTGCCGATCACCGGGGTGACCCTGCCGCTGGTGTCCTTCGGCGGATCGGCGCTGCTGCCGACGATGGGCGCGCTGGGGATGCTGCTGGCCTTCGCCCGCCGGGAGCCGGACGCCGTCGTCTACCTGGCGGAACGGGCCGAGGCACGCCGGGCGGGGCGGGCCGGGCGGCGGTGGCTGCGCCGCCGCCGCGCCGCCCGGGTGGAGACCCCCGGAGCGGCGGTCTGA
- a CDS encoding nitroreductase/quinone reductase family protein, giving the protein MTETRAADSRGFDFRVVNQAVIAEYRANGGRLEKTLSGSRLLLLTTVGERTGRPHTTPLGYVTDDSPAHDTADPRDAPARRLVVYASNMAAAAHPQWYRNLLAHPKVTVELDADRFDAEASTAAGPERERLHTALVDSMPGLRTHQDQATREIPVVILAAVH; this is encoded by the coding sequence ATGACCGAGACTCGAGCCGCGGACAGCCGCGGGTTCGACTTCCGGGTGGTCAACCAGGCGGTGATCGCCGAGTACCGCGCCAACGGCGGCAGGCTGGAGAAGACGCTGTCCGGCTCCCGGCTCCTGCTGCTGACGACCGTCGGCGAGCGCACCGGACGCCCGCACACCACGCCGCTGGGCTACGTGACGGACGATTCCCCGGCGCACGACACCGCCGACCCCCGGGACGCCCCGGCCCGGCGCCTCGTCGTCTACGCCTCGAACATGGCCGCCGCGGCGCACCCCCAGTGGTACCGGAACCTGCTGGCGCACCCGAAGGTCACCGTGGAGCTCGACGCCGACCGGTTCGACGCGGAGGCGTCCACCGCCGCGGGGCCCGAGCGCGAGCGGCTCCACACGGCCCTGGTGGACAGCATGCCCGGCCTGCGCACCCACCAGGACCAGGCGACCCGCGAGATCCCGGTCGTCATCCTCGCCGCGGTGCACTGA
- the murG gene encoding undecaprenyldiphospho-muramoylpentapeptide beta-N-acetylglucosaminyltransferase, with the protein MLRSVLLAGGGTAGHVEPALAVADALRADDPRIRVTLLGTETGLEAKLVPARGYELATVPKVPMPRRPSPALLTVPKRLAAAVGAARATLREVRADVVVGFGGYVAVPAYVAARRLGVPIVVHEANPLPGLANRLGARLTPFVATSYPSTPLRGSRLTGIPLRAEILTLDRSAPAARAARARYGLDAHRPTLLVFGGSQGARSLNTALVGAARELTGAGVQVLHATGPKNYDEVAAALPAGLAAPYRAVPYLDHIPSAYAAADMSLCRSGAMTCAELAAVGLPAVYVPLPHGNGEQRRNALPTVEAGGGLLVDDAELSPDWLTANLLPVLTSAERLGKMSAACAGTGHPDAARAIVAMIRLAEPTRRRARPRHAAN; encoded by the coding sequence ATGTTGCGAAGTGTGCTGCTCGCCGGCGGCGGAACTGCCGGCCACGTGGAACCGGCCCTCGCGGTCGCCGACGCGCTGCGCGCGGACGACCCCAGGATCCGGGTGACCCTGCTCGGCACCGAGACCGGGCTGGAGGCGAAACTCGTCCCGGCCCGCGGTTACGAGCTGGCGACCGTGCCGAAGGTGCCGATGCCCCGGCGTCCCTCGCCGGCGCTGCTCACGGTGCCGAAGCGGCTGGCGGCCGCCGTCGGCGCGGCCCGCGCGACGCTGCGCGAGGTGCGGGCGGACGTCGTGGTGGGCTTCGGCGGCTACGTCGCCGTGCCCGCCTACGTGGCCGCGCGCCGGCTGGGGGTGCCGATCGTCGTGCACGAGGCCAACCCGCTGCCCGGCCTCGCCAACCGGCTGGGTGCGCGGCTCACGCCGTTCGTGGCCACCTCCTACCCCAGCACCCCGCTGCGCGGGTCCAGGCTGACCGGGATCCCGCTGCGCGCGGAGATCCTCACCCTGGACCGTTCGGCGCCGGCGGCGCGTGCGGCGCGGGCCCGCTACGGCCTGGACGCCCACCGTCCCACCCTGCTCGTCTTCGGCGGGTCGCAGGGCGCCCGCTCGCTGAACACGGCGCTGGTCGGCGCGGCGCGGGAGCTGACCGGCGCGGGTGTGCAGGTGCTGCACGCCACCGGGCCGAAGAACTACGACGAGGTCGCCGCCGCGCTGCCCGCCGGGCTGGCCGCGCCCTACCGGGCGGTGCCCTATCTCGACCATATCCCCTCCGCGTACGCGGCGGCCGACATGAGCCTGTGCCGCTCCGGCGCGATGACGTGCGCCGAGCTCGCGGCGGTCGGCCTGCCGGCGGTGTACGTCCCGCTGCCGCACGGCAACGGCGAGCAGCGCCGTAACGCGCTGCCGACGGTGGAGGCCGGCGGCGGGCTGCTGGTGGATGACGCCGAGCTGAGCCCCGACTGGCTGACGGCCAACCTGCTCCCGGTGCTGACCTCGGCCGAGCGGCTGGGGAAGATGTCCGCTGCCTGCGCCGGCACCGGCCATCCGGACGCCGCCCGCGCGATCGTCGCGATGATCCGGCTGGCCGAGCCGACCCGCAGGCGGGCCCGGCCGAGGCACGCGGCGAACTGA
- the murC gene encoding UDP-N-acetylmuramate--L-alanine ligase has product MTGPHSDDAPAAPAAPTARAAASPPVVPDPRDRPRQPRRVHFLGIGGAGLSPLAQIHLAAGGQVSGSDQEDSPRVAMLRELGVPVRVGPAADAAALAAELSAADVVVASSALRDDHPEIVAARELGVPVRRRSDWLPELTAPYRLVAVAGSHGKTTTAAMLTLVLAAGGADPTAVIGADVAQLGGSAVAGRGEVFVLEADEYGGAFAGLDPELAIITNVEWEHPDLFPDEASVRAVFADFAARVRPGGRLVVCGDHPGVTAVLAELDRRPAPGERAGAARARVVDYGFAPGRTWRAVDYVPLPGGGSTSTVLRDGKRVGELTLALPGPHIALDALAALATATELGVPPADALRTLGTYAGASRRFDVVGRASAPGGTRVEIVDDYAHHPTEIRATLRAARDRAAGRQVWAVAQPHTFSRLAALLDDFATAFGDADRVYVTDVYAARETDDLGLHASDLAGRISRPAVAGYVAWPDLPGRLVADLTEIGDLAAGASAGGGGDPGGPAADGTHGVMLLTLGAGTITTLGPRLLDLLTAGGTEALSGSNRAGDQDATGLPA; this is encoded by the coding sequence CGGCCGCTCCGGCCGCTCCGACCGCCCGCGCCGCCGCGTCGCCGCCCGTCGTCCCCGACCCCCGCGACCGCCCCAGGCAGCCCCGGCGGGTCCACTTCCTCGGCATCGGCGGCGCCGGACTGTCACCGCTCGCCCAGATCCACCTGGCCGCCGGCGGCCAGGTCTCCGGCAGCGACCAGGAGGACTCACCGCGGGTCGCCATGCTGCGTGAGCTGGGGGTCCCCGTCCGGGTCGGCCCCGCGGCCGACGCGGCGGCGCTGGCCGCGGAGCTGTCCGCGGCGGACGTCGTCGTGGCCTCCAGCGCGCTGCGTGACGACCACCCGGAGATCGTCGCCGCCCGCGAGCTCGGCGTCCCCGTCCGGCGGCGCTCGGACTGGCTGCCGGAGCTGACCGCGCCCTACCGCCTGGTGGCGGTCGCCGGCTCGCACGGCAAGACCACCACCGCGGCGATGCTGACCCTGGTGCTGGCGGCCGGCGGTGCCGACCCGACCGCGGTCATCGGTGCCGATGTGGCCCAGTTGGGCGGCAGCGCCGTGGCCGGCCGGGGCGAGGTGTTCGTCCTGGAGGCGGACGAGTACGGCGGCGCGTTCGCCGGGCTGGACCCGGAGCTCGCGATCATCACCAACGTCGAGTGGGAGCATCCGGACCTCTTCCCGGACGAGGCCTCGGTGCGCGCGGTGTTCGCCGACTTCGCCGCCCGGGTCCGTCCGGGCGGGCGACTGGTCGTCTGTGGCGACCATCCCGGCGTCACCGCGGTGCTCGCCGAGCTCGACCGGCGGCCCGCGCCCGGCGAGCGGGCCGGCGCGGCGCGGGCCCGGGTGGTCGACTACGGCTTCGCTCCCGGCCGGACCTGGCGGGCGGTCGACTACGTCCCCCTGCCCGGCGGCGGCTCCACCTCGACCGTGCTGCGCGACGGGAAGCGGGTCGGCGAGCTCACCCTGGCGCTGCCCGGCCCCCACATCGCCCTGGACGCCCTCGCCGCCCTCGCCACCGCCACCGAGCTGGGGGTGCCGCCGGCGGACGCCCTGCGGACGCTGGGGACGTACGCGGGCGCGTCCCGGCGCTTCGACGTCGTGGGCCGGGCGAGTGCGCCCGGCGGCACCCGGGTGGAGATCGTCGACGACTACGCGCACCACCCGACCGAGATCCGCGCCACCCTGCGCGCGGCCCGTGACCGCGCCGCCGGCCGGCAGGTCTGGGCGGTCGCGCAGCCGCACACCTTCAGCCGCCTCGCCGCGTTGCTCGACGACTTCGCGACGGCCTTCGGCGACGCCGACCGGGTCTACGTGACCGACGTGTACGCCGCGCGTGAGACCGACGACCTGGGCCTGCACGCCTCCGACCTCGCCGGGCGGATCAGCCGGCCGGCCGTCGCCGGCTACGTGGCCTGGCCCGACCTGCCGGGCCGGCTCGTCGCCGACCTCACCGAGATCGGCGACCTCGCCGCCGGTGCCAGTGCCGGCGGCGGCGGCGACCCCGGCGGCCCGGCGGCCGACGGCACGCACGGCGTCATGCTGCTCACCCTGGGCGCCGGGACGATCACCACGCTCGGCCCACGCCTGCTGGACCTGCTCACCGCCGGCGGCACCGAAGCACTTTCCGGGAGCAATCGGGCGGGTGACCAGGACGCGACGGGCCTGCCGGCCTGA
- the mraY gene encoding phospho-N-acetylmuramoyl-pentapeptide-transferase: protein MRGVLFAALVALVISLLGTPSVIRFFRRQGYGQEIREDGPSSHLTKRGTPTMGGTVIILATLAGYFVSHLVTGIGFTASGLLVLMVMTGLGLVGFLDDYIKIRKQRSLGLTARTKFAGQAAVALAFGLLAVRFKNDGGLLPGSTFISVVRDTGFSIGLIGFPLLAWIIIAATSNAVNLTDGLDGLAAGTSAMVFGAYVVISFWQFGNVCESGALTEGCYYVRDPLDVALVSAAAMGACFGFLWWNASPAKIFMGDTGSLALGGAFASIAIVSRTELLLFVLGGLFVIETLSVMIQVAFFKATKKRVFNMAPIHHHFELAEWPETTVIIRFWIVSGLAVAFGLGLFYAEYLSHGGG from the coding sequence GTGAGAGGAGTTCTCTTCGCGGCACTGGTCGCGCTGGTCATCTCCCTGCTCGGCACCCCGTCGGTGATCCGCTTCTTCCGGCGGCAGGGCTACGGGCAGGAGATCCGTGAGGACGGGCCGTCGAGCCACCTGACCAAGCGCGGCACGCCCACCATGGGCGGCACCGTCATCATCCTCGCCACCCTCGCCGGGTACTTCGTCTCGCACCTGGTCACCGGCATCGGCTTCACCGCCTCGGGCCTGCTGGTCCTGATGGTGATGACGGGCCTGGGCCTGGTGGGCTTCCTGGACGACTACATCAAGATCCGCAAGCAGCGCAGCCTGGGGCTGACGGCCCGGACGAAGTTCGCCGGCCAGGCCGCGGTCGCGCTGGCGTTCGGGCTGCTGGCCGTCCGGTTCAAGAACGACGGCGGGCTGCTGCCGGGCTCGACGTTCATCTCGGTGGTGCGCGACACCGGGTTCTCGATCGGCCTGATCGGGTTCCCGCTGCTCGCCTGGATCATCATCGCCGCCACCTCGAACGCGGTGAACCTCACCGACGGCCTGGACGGTCTGGCCGCCGGCACGTCCGCGATGGTCTTCGGCGCCTACGTGGTGATTTCCTTCTGGCAGTTCGGCAACGTCTGCGAGTCCGGGGCGCTGACCGAGGGCTGCTACTACGTGCGTGACCCGCTCGACGTCGCCCTGGTCTCGGCCGCCGCGATGGGGGCCTGTTTCGGCTTCCTGTGGTGGAACGCCAGCCCGGCGAAGATCTTCATGGGGGACACCGGTTCGCTCGCGCTCGGCGGGGCGTTCGCCAGCATCGCGATCGTCAGCCGCACCGAGCTGCTGCTGTTCGTGCTGGGGGGCCTGTTCGTCATCGAGACGCTGTCGGTCATGATCCAGGTAGCGTTCTTCAAGGCGACGAAGAAACGGGTGTTCAACATGGCGCCCATCCACCATCACTTCGAGCTCGCTGAGTGGCCGGAGACGACGGTGATCATCCGGTTCTGGATCGTCTCCGGTCTGGCCGTGGCGTTCGGTCTGGGCCTGTTCTACGCCGAGTACCTTTCCCACGGGGGCGGTTGA